A single window of Liolophura sinensis isolate JHLJ2023 chromosome 6, CUHK_Ljap_v2, whole genome shotgun sequence DNA harbors:
- the LOC135467974 gene encoding DNA repair protein XRCC4-like isoform X2, which translates to MGRKTFCKLTTTGNKRYYLLADIEEDGKEGIHLTLSDGESAWSRELTGDDLEDLSKKLKMKFSDFVSETVKALTRENVGNMNFLYEVKTWKDDEMELKWKKHMAMDDIKFQLGRVVLQPVSDASVFTRDVFSFCIDNMVDLKNKISSLETDNQRLSQERSQALKRLDKCVAAKEEIEKELYSKFVAVLNSKKEKIQELRKEIEEGSRSNGASVTDSPPKASTSKQTATGGGESPAHSLQDRSNEDTTDDEKTPPTKRRRGGASVRRIESDSSLVLDDGDDIESTAASRRPRRQASGGRKQTPSKPVLPRVRSGGRGEATDRRSSMRKSGSGASNKSAAEVVDADDLLDDL; encoded by the exons ATGGGTCGAAAGACATTTTGTAAGCTGACCACAACTGGTAATAAACGGTATTATCTTCTGGCAGATATAGAGGAAGATGGGAAGGAAGGGATACACTTGACTTTATCTGATGGCGAATCTGCATGGAGCAGAGAAT TAACTGGGGACGACCTCGAAGATCTCagtaaaaaactgaaaatgaagtTCTCAGATTTTGTCTCAGAAACTGTCAAAGCATTGACAAGAGAAAATGTAGGAAACATGAACTTCTTGTACGAGGTGAAAACCTGGAAGGATGACGAAATGGAGTTGAAATGGAAAAAACATATGGCCATGGATGATATTAAG TTCCAGCTTGGGAGAGTGGTGTTACAACCTGTGTCTGATGCCTCTGTCTTTACCAGAGATGTGTTTAGTTTCTGTATTGATAACATGGtggatttaaaaaacaaaatcagcagTCTGGAAACTGATAATCAGAGGTTATCACAAGAAAGGAGCCAAGCACTGAAG AGACTTGACAAATGTGTGGCAGCTAaggaagaaatagagaaagaacTTTACTCAAAG TTTGTTGCGGTGTTGAATAGTAAGAAAGAAAAGATCCAAGAATTAAGAAAAGAGA TTGAAGAAGGAAGCAGATCAAATGGGGCATCAGTTACAG ATTCTCCGCCAAAGGCCAGCACATCCAAACAAACAGCAACGGGAGGTGGAGAAAGTCCAGCACATAGCCTCCAGGACAGAAG tAATGAAGACACAACAGATGATGAGAAG ACTCCTCCCACAAAGAGAAGAAGAGGTGGGGCTAGTGTCAGAAGGATCGAGAGCGACTCCTCCCTGGTGTTGGATGATGGGGATGACATAGAGTCTACAGCAGCATCCAGACG TCCCAGACGACAGGCAAGTGGTGGAAGGAAGCAGACGCCATCCAAGCCAGTTCTCCCTAGGGTCAGGTCAGGGGGCAGGGGAGAGGCCACAGACAG ACGCTCCAGCATGCGAAAGTCAGGTTCAGGAGCCTCAAACAAGTCTGCAGCAGAAGTTGTAGATGCAGATGATCTATTGGACGATTTGTGA
- the LOC135467974 gene encoding DNA repair protein XRCC4-like isoform X1, translating to MGRKTFCKLTTTGNKRYYLLADIEEDGKEGIHLTLSDGESAWSRELTGDDLEDLSKKLKMKFSDFVSETVKALTRENVGNMNFLYEVKTWKDDEMELKWKKHMAMDDIKFQLGRVVLQPVSDASVFTRDVFSFCIDNMVDLKNKISSLETDNQRLSQERSQALKRLDKCVAAKEEIEKELYSKFVAVLNSKKEKIQELRKETFWCISVEEGSRSNGASVTDSPPKASTSKQTATGGGESPAHSLQDRSNEDTTDDEKTPPTKRRRGGASVRRIESDSSLVLDDGDDIESTAASRRPRRQASGGRKQTPSKPVLPRVRSGGRGEATDRRSSMRKSGSGASNKSAAEVVDADDLLDDL from the exons ATGGGTCGAAAGACATTTTGTAAGCTGACCACAACTGGTAATAAACGGTATTATCTTCTGGCAGATATAGAGGAAGATGGGAAGGAAGGGATACACTTGACTTTATCTGATGGCGAATCTGCATGGAGCAGAGAAT TAACTGGGGACGACCTCGAAGATCTCagtaaaaaactgaaaatgaagtTCTCAGATTTTGTCTCAGAAACTGTCAAAGCATTGACAAGAGAAAATGTAGGAAACATGAACTTCTTGTACGAGGTGAAAACCTGGAAGGATGACGAAATGGAGTTGAAATGGAAAAAACATATGGCCATGGATGATATTAAG TTCCAGCTTGGGAGAGTGGTGTTACAACCTGTGTCTGATGCCTCTGTCTTTACCAGAGATGTGTTTAGTTTCTGTATTGATAACATGGtggatttaaaaaacaaaatcagcagTCTGGAAACTGATAATCAGAGGTTATCACAAGAAAGGAGCCAAGCACTGAAG AGACTTGACAAATGTGTGGCAGCTAaggaagaaatagagaaagaacTTTACTCAAAG TTTGTTGCGGTGTTGAATAGTAAGAAAGAAAAGATCCAAGAATTAAGAAAAGAGA CATTTTGGTGTATTTCAGTTGAAGAAGGAAGCAGATCAAATGGGGCATCAGTTACAG ATTCTCCGCCAAAGGCCAGCACATCCAAACAAACAGCAACGGGAGGTGGAGAAAGTCCAGCACATAGCCTCCAGGACAGAAG tAATGAAGACACAACAGATGATGAGAAG ACTCCTCCCACAAAGAGAAGAAGAGGTGGGGCTAGTGTCAGAAGGATCGAGAGCGACTCCTCCCTGGTGTTGGATGATGGGGATGACATAGAGTCTACAGCAGCATCCAGACG TCCCAGACGACAGGCAAGTGGTGGAAGGAAGCAGACGCCATCCAAGCCAGTTCTCCCTAGGGTCAGGTCAGGGGGCAGGGGAGAGGCCACAGACAG ACGCTCCAGCATGCGAAAGTCAGGTTCAGGAGCCTCAAACAAGTCTGCAGCAGAAGTTGTAGATGCAGATGATCTATTGGACGATTTGTGA